The proteins below come from a single Sorghum bicolor cultivar BTx623 chromosome 4, Sorghum_bicolor_NCBIv3, whole genome shotgun sequence genomic window:
- the LOC8073857 gene encoding U-box domain-containing protein 6 — protein MANGNNEAMGISQRKSCPKVHSSMCSELTMMLDKISSILPSIEAARPGCKAGIQELCNLYNIVEKGRLIIQHCIDCSKLYLAITGETIVARCERIRDSLRRSLFLIQNMVPPALANQIADVHNDLRDVKFVLDPMEEEAGKAILQMLRQSDASEELELETFLHAASKLDLTSPKAVLIERRAIKKLLDKVSGNDRKKEGVLKFFLYLIKKYGKSISQDSGERNENLQSESQSLTLSTPSCDASARGKCYTPTDFQIYEDHSNMSGSATPPPEFCCPISTKLMHDPVIITSGQTYEREYIERWFNEGYDTCPRTQMKLENFSMIPNTCMRDLICNWCKEHGFTVSDFIPPSENAYGYLPEQLQGYSMSSLHNVSVPLIAGKANSFVIDHSNISVALSDASYVSNASHARDMEDSKDISQFSWNADYQKYLSFHNFNQKMFLNFFHELSMLPLELQDKSIKDLKNVLDYESEVSYAMVSNGFVEAFLEFLRNDTGSYSVQAQEAGFRFFLAFLSNSRAKIEAMNEELFHLITSFLDSELKIEALLTLHELIKHLSCPRSHVMASVVSPPLFKILATEDTEDLELALKIICELSSDADIRSSLVSMGIISKLVPIFTEGNFVECCLKILRNLSDMEEAVVRITRTDRCLASVAEYLDTGSPTEREHAVVILLAICSYSAEDCLLVMKEGVIPALVDLSVNGTEEAKNCSTKLLHLLRDMRRSDQFTNSCSQEVAATGTVEDAPNNSVHKQPVSKSSRFFQRKLNIFSKPRSLTLF, from the exons ATGGCGAACGGTAACAATGAAGCGATGGGTATATCTCAGCGCAAATCTTGCCCCAAG GTTCACAGCTCAATGTGTAGTGAGCTGACAATGATGTTGGATAAGATCTCTTCTATTCTTCCGTCAATAGAGGCTGCTCGACCAGGTTGTAAAGCAGGCATACAGGAATTATGCAACCTATACAATATTGTCGAGAAAGGGAGGCTCATAATCCAACACTGCATTGACTGTAGTAAGCTCTACTTG GCTATTACTGGAGAGACGATTGTAGCAAGATGTGAAAGGATCAGAGACTCACTGAGGCGGAGTTTGTTCCTTATTCAGAATATGGTTCCACCAGCACTAGCTAATCAG ATTGCTGACGTCCATAATGATCTTCGGGATGTCAAATTTGTTCTTGATCCGATGGAAGAAGAGGCTGGCAAAGCCATTTTACAGATGCTCCGGCAGTCCGATGCAAGTGAAGAATTAGAACTTGAGACATTCCTGCATGCTGCTTCAAAGTTGGACCTGACATCTCCTAAAGCAGTCTTAATTGAGAGACGAGCAATCAAAAAACTGCTTGACAAAGTTAGTGGCAATGATCGAAAAAAGGAGGGGGTCCTTAAGTTTTTCCTGTACCTCATCAAGAAGTATGGAAAGAGCATCAGTCAGGACTCTGGTGAACGGAACGAGAATTTACAATCTGAAAGTCAATCTTTAACTCTGAGCACACCTTCCTGTGATGCCAGCGCTCGTGGAAAATGTTACACACCAACAGACTTTCAGATTTATGAGGATCACAGTAATATGTCTGGATCAGCTACTCCACCTCCAGAGTTCTGCTGCCCAATATCAACAAAGCTAATGCACGATCCTGTTATAATAACATCTGGACAGACTTATGAAAGAGAATATATTGAGAGGTGGTTCAATGAAGGATATGATACTTGTCCTAGGACACAGATGAAGCTAGAGAACTTCTCCATGATCCCAAATACCTGCATGAGAGATCTCATTTGCAATTGGTGCAAAGAGCATGGTTTTACAGTTTCTGATTTTATTCCTCCAAGCGAAAATGCTTACGGTTACTTACCAGAGCAATTGCAGGGTTACTCTATGTCAAGTTTGCACAATGTTTCAGTACCTCTCATTGCCGGAAAGGCCAACAGTTTTGTGATTGACCACAGCAATATATCTGTTGCATTATCTGATGCCAGTTATGTCTCTAATGCATCCCACGCTAGGGACATGGAGGATTCAAAAGATATTTCTCAGTTTTCTTGGAACGCCGACTATCAAAAGTATTTGTCGTTCCACAACTTCAACCAGAAGATGTTTCTGAACTTCTTTCATGAGCTGTCCATGCTCCCATTAGAGCTGCAGGACAAGTCAATTAAAGATTTGAAGAACGTTCTTGATTATGAAAGTGAGGTTTCATATGCTATGGTATCAAATGGATTTGTTGAAGCATTCCTTGAATTCTTGAGAAATGATACTGGCAGCTACAGTGTGCAAGCTCAGGAAGCTGGATTTCGGTTTTTTCTTGCTTTTCTTTCCAATAGCAG GGCTAAAATTGAAGCTATGAATGAAGAACTATTTCATCTGATCACATCCTTCCTTGACTCTGAGCTAAAAATTGAAGCTTTGTTGACGCTGCATGAGTTGATTAAGCACTTGAGTTGTCCAAGATCTCATGTGATGGCCTCTGTTGTTAGTCCTCCATTGTTCAAAATACTGGCAACTGAAGACACTGAAGACCTTGAATTGGCTCTGAAGATCATCTGCGAGCTTTCATCTGACGCTGATATAAGATCTTCATTAGTTTCAATGGGAATAATCTCAAAGCTTGTTCCCATTTTCACAGAAGGAAACTTTGTTGAGTGCTGTTTGAAGATTTTGCGGAACTTAAGCGACATGGAAGAAGCTGTAGTGCGTATTACGAGAACCGACCGGTGTCTTGCTTCTGTAGCAGAATATCTGGACACAGGAAGCCCTACAGAGCGAGAGCATGCCGTGGTTATACTTTTAGCAATATGTTCGTATAGTGCCGAGGATTGTCTACTTGTAATGAAGGAAGGTGTGATCCCTGCCCTGGTGGACTTGTCGGTGAACGGAACCGAAGAGGCGAAAAACTGCTCGACGAAGCTACTTCATCTTCTCCGGGACATGAGGCGAAGCGACCAGTTCACTAACTCATGCTCACAAGAAGTGGCTGCCACAGGAACGGTAGAGGATGCTCCCAACAACTCAGTTCACAAGCAGCCGGTGTCAAAGTCGTCCAGGTTTTTCCAAAGAAAGCTGAACATCTTCTCAAAACCCCGGTCACTCACGCTGTTCTGA